In one window of Henckelia pumila isolate YLH828 chromosome 1, ASM3356847v2, whole genome shotgun sequence DNA:
- the LOC140876237 gene encoding uncharacterized protein — MSDQEPILYHEIQREDTNSEAETLSCGLHLSTAVNHRPTTAAEPPENCSAYSNSKKRQLLPPTAFQEPSKRPSLQCSCTAAAASSTNPFLGFTSLQLPLPFPTSPSLPLLRTVSEPTQFSGHILNPPLQESPVINKKEAGSSAIFRTTSDPSPLSNLKAPNAHTPPRPPPSRKVSESLSLGESPDAMRLKRMKERLREMNQWWNHVMSEEEDQEQDCENKPKDEPEAETEKTPEEAVWVEQNGNCLILHFTCPCGNGYQVLLNGNNCYYKLTSF; from the exons ATGAGTGATCAAGAACCGATACTCTACCATGAAATCCAACGGGAAGACACCAACTCTGAAGCCGAAACTTTGAGCTGTGGATTGCACCTCTCAACCGCCGTCAACCACCGCCCCACAACCGCCGCAGAGCCGCCTGAAAACTGCTCTGCATACAGCAACTCCAAGAAAAGACAGCTCCTTCCTCCAACGGCGTTTCAAGAACCATCTAAGCGGCCCAGTCTCCAGTGCTCTTGTACCGCCGCCGCCGCCAGCAGCACGAACCCTTTTCTTGGTTTCACTTCTCTTCAGCTTCCACTCCCATTTCCGACTTCTCCTTCCCTCCCTCTTCTCCGCACTGTCTCCGAGCCCACTCAGTTTTCTGGCCATATCCTGAACCCGCCATTGCAGGAGAGCCCCGTGATCAATAAAAAGGAAGCGGGATCATCAGCAATCTTCCGAACAACATCGGATCCCTCCCCTCTTTCCAATCTCAAGGCGCCTAACGCCCACACGCCGCCGCGCCCGCCACCTTCCAGAAAGGTTTCGGAGTCTCTGAGCCTCGGGGAGAGTCCTGATGCCATG AGATTGAAGCGAATGAAGGAGAGGTTAAGAGAGATGAATCAATGGTGGAATCACGTCATGTCTGAAGAGGAAGATCAAGAACAAGACTGTGAAAACAAACCCAAG GACGAACCCGAGGCTGAAACGGAGAAGACACCGGAGGAAGCTGTGTGGGTGGAGCAGAATGGGAACTGTTTGATCCTCCATTTCACTTGCCCCTGTGGAAATGGCTATCAAGTTCTGCTTAATGGAAACAACTGTTACTACAAACTAACTAGTTTCTGA